A region of the Sodalis ligni genome:
CAGACGAGACGCGCCGCGAAAGGTGCGATCCCCCAGTCCCACCGGGTGCACGGCGGTGATGCGTTCAGGGGTCCCGTCCGCCAGAAAACGTGTTTCCACCGCCTCAATGAGAGCCTCAGGCACCGCATGCCCCGCGCCGGATCCGCCGATCAGCAGCGTATCACCATCTTGCAGCAGGCCAGCGACCTCAGCTGCCGTTACGATTCGCATTGTTTTACTCCCCTCTATTTTTCAGTTCTTGTCCGTGGCCCTGCACATCATTCAGGTATGTGATGAGAGCTTTCTGCCGAACCAGACGGCCACAAAGGTAAAAATACAGAACGCCATGAGATACCACATGACGTAGGTGGGCTGACCCCCGCCATAGGCCACCAGGGCCGTGGCGATAAACGGGGTGGGGCCGCCCACGATGGCTCCCGAGAGTTCCCGGCACATGGCGATACCGGAGAAGCGGTAGCGGGTAGGGAACAGATTGGCCAGGAACGCACCCTGCGCGCCGCCGGTGCAGCCCCAGCTGACGGCATAAATGGTGCTCACGCCGATGGTGGCGAGCACGACGTTCTTGGTATCCACCAGTAAAAACAGCGGATAAACCATCAGGGCGGCAAACAAGGCGCCCAGCATGAAAATTTTGGCGCTGCCGAAGCGATCCGAGAGATATCCGCCGATGGGGCCGGTAAACAGCGTACAAAACAGGGCGATAATCAACACCAGCAGGCCGTCGGTTTTGGACATGCCCAGGGTATTGATCATATAGCTCAGCGCAAAGGTATTGAGAATATAGGTCAGCGCCTGATGCCCCCCCATGGCGAAAAACCCGCACAGCACTTCCTTCGGACTATTTTTAAATAATTCCGTAATGGGGATTTTTTTATCCTTTTGCTCCAGGCGCGCTTTTTCCATAGCGGCTTCATATTCAGGGGTTTCGTTCAATTTAAAACGGATATAGACCGCCACCGCGAATAATAATACCGAAATAAGAAAAGGAACGCGCCAAACCCATGACAGGAGAATATCTTCCGGCACGGAGGAAAATCCCAGGAACGTCAGGGTAGCCACCAAAACGCCGAAATTGGTGGCGGTATTGGGAATGGAGGTATAAAAGGCCCGCCGGTTCAGCGGCGTATATTCCGCCACCAGCGTCATGGCGCCCGCGAGTTCGGCGCCGGCGCCGAAACCCTGCAACAGACGCATCAGGATCAGCAGCGCCGGGGCCAGCAGCCCGGCCTGCTCATAGGTGGGCAACAGCCCCACCCCCACGGTGGCGACGCCCATGATGGAAACACAAACAATCATTGCGGGTTTGCGGCCGAACCGATCGCCGATATGGGAGATAACGATTCCCCCCAGCGGACGAATGACAAAACCGATGGCGAAGGTGGCGAACGCCGCCAGAATGCCGCCCAGGTGCGAGAGCTGCGGAAAAAATAATCTATTGATTATCAGCCCCGATGCCGCGGCATACAGGCCGTAATCATACCATTCGATGATGGTTCCTATGGTGGATGCAACAACAGCTTTTCGGATATTGGAATTATTATTAACTGTTAATTCTGTATCTAGGGTCTGGGCACTTTGCATGGAATGTACTCCTGCCGATGTTTATTGACACTTCCTTCCTTACATCTTAATAAGAAGATTGATTTTGGTAATGGAACTCTGTCCATCTTTACTTGCTGTATGGCAAAATTAAATCGGCAGCTTATTCTATCCACAATAAACCGCACTCTGGATAATTTTCGATCCAAAGGAGACTTTAAATTTGCAACCGGGCACGGTGATTGAGTTGAAATGAGGCTCCCTTATTATGGGTGATGCCAAGATAATTTCATTTATTATCTTAGCGGGCGATGTTCAAATTTCTGCATTTGTCCCTCGGTGAATAGGATATTTCCCGTGGGGCTTCTTTATAGTAAATATTTTTATCTTCAATCTTTGGCATATTTTGTCGAGCGCTTTTCGCCGAACGCGCTGGATCCTTCCTGATAGTTTCCCGCCGCGAAGCACAGACAGGTCAATTCATTTTCATATTTCATCCCGGCTTCCAGCGGCATCGACAGCGCACCGCGCACCGCCGCCTTCACGGATTGCACTGCGAGGGGGCTGTAACTTGCCAATTTCCGGCACAGCGCCCGCGCGGTTTCGTACACGTCATCATCCGCCACCAGATACTCCACCAGCC
Encoded here:
- a CDS encoding MFS transporter codes for the protein MQSAQTLDTELTVNNNSNIRKAVVASTIGTIIEWYDYGLYAAASGLIINRLFFPQLSHLGGILAAFATFAIGFVIRPLGGIVISHIGDRFGRKPAMIVCVSIMGVATVGVGLLPTYEQAGLLAPALLILMRLLQGFGAGAELAGAMTLVAEYTPLNRRAFYTSIPNTATNFGVLVATLTFLGFSSVPEDILLSWVWRVPFLISVLLFAVAVYIRFKLNETPEYEAAMEKARLEQKDKKIPITELFKNSPKEVLCGFFAMGGHQALTYILNTFALSYMINTLGMSKTDGLLVLIIALFCTLFTGPIGGYLSDRFGSAKIFMLGALFAALMVYPLFLLVDTKNVVLATIGVSTIYAVSWGCTGGAQGAFLANLFPTRYRFSGIAMCRELSGAIVGGPTPFIATALVAYGGGQPTYVMWYLMAFCIFTFVAVWFGRKLSSHT